Part of the Tolypothrix sp. PCC 7910 genome, CCCTTACGTTCCATATCGTGCAACATCGGGTAGAGTGTTCCTGCACTGAGTTTATAGCCGTGACGTGCCAGTTCTTCAATAATGCCTAGCCCAAAAATTGGCTCCTGAACTGCATGATGCAGAATATGAAGCCTAATCAAACTTGAGTAAAACTCTCTTCCATTCATTGGGCAGACGATTGCAAAACTTAGAATTTTATTTTCGCTTATATCGCTTGTGTTACATAAATTGCAACAAAACAAGCTTCTATTTTGCCATCAGCCATACTGAAATTAATTTCATCTCTCTCAGGTTTAGATTATGCCAGCCTTGACTCAATTACCCGGCAAATCTGCTTTATTTGTCAGTGCGCTGTTGGGAAGTGTGATTTTTACTAGTTGTGCTTCGGTTCCACAAACAGGGAGTAAAGCATTACCTCCAAGCGCAGGCGATACCCGCAATGTTAATCAAGCTGCACCTGCTGCTGAAAGTGTTGGTGCATCTCAATCTCTAAAAGCTGAAGCTGCACAAGTACCCCAAACTCGT contains:
- a CDS encoding PadR family transcriptional regulator; the encoded protein is MNGREFYSSLIRLHILHHAVQEPIFGLGIIEELARHGYKLSAGTLYPMLHDMERKGYLSSFEERSGRQNRRLYRATDLGKITLEDAKGKVRELFGELFEQ